The region TTATTTTTGCGGGAATTTACTTTAGCTACATCACTAGATTTGTTCAGTTTAGGATGTTTGTCGAAGCCCTTAAAGTGCTAGTTGAAAAGAAAGATAAATACAACAAATACCAAATTTCGCCGTTTCAAGCACTGATGATCTCAACCGCCTCAAGAGTAGGCATAGGCAACATCGCGGGAATTTCCGCAGCCATAGTCGCAGGCGGTCCTGGGGCGCTATTTTGGATGTTTATCATGGCGTTTTTAGGCTCGGCTTCTGCGTTTGCTGAAAGCACCCTAGCGCAAGTTTATAAGACTAAAGACAGGCTTGGGTTCAAGGGAGGTCCTGCGTATTACATCAAAAACGGACTTGGCATAAAGTGGCTTGGAAGCTTGTTTGCCGTTATCCTGATCATTACTTACGCTTACGGTTTTAACGGACTTCAGTCATACACGATGACTTCGGCTTTTGAAATTTATTATGATCAAAGCGGAAGCGGAGTTTCATTTCAAGACAGCCTTCTTCCGTTTGCCATCGGGATAATTTTAATGGCGTTTAGCTTCTTGCTGTTTTTCTCAAAAAGCCACGTCATAGGCAAAGTAAGCTCTTATGTAGTTCCCTTCATGGCTCTTACTTATGTAACGCTTGCTTTTATAGCTATCATCATGAATTTAGACGAAATTCCGCAAGTTATGAGGCTTATATTAGATAGCGCATTTGACTTTAAGGCGATTTTTGGAGGATTTGCAGGTAGCGTGATAGTTATCGGCATTAAGCGCGGTCTATTTTCAAACGAAGCCGGTATGGGCTCAGCTCCAAATGCAGCCGCAGCGGCACACACAAGTCATCCGGTAAAACAAGGGCTAGTGCAAGCTCTTTCGGTTTTTATCGATATGACTATCTGTATAGCTTCAGGACTTATAGTATTATTTTCCAAGGCCTATCTTACAAAGCAACTAGCCGCAAACGGCGAGCCACTAACGGCGCTTCCGCTCATTCAAGCGGCTATGAGAGAGTATTACGGCGATATAGGGCTTCACTTTACCACGGTTGCGGTGGTGCTATTTGCGATCACTTCGCTTATAGGCAACTTCTACTACGCACAAGCGAATATGAAATTTTTAACCAAAGACAATAAACCTATGCTACTATTTAAAGCTACAGCCGTTATTATGGTATTTGTGGGCTCGCAGATGAATTTAAAAATAGCTTGGAATATAGCAGACGTTACCATGGCATTTATGGCCACCATAAACATCATAGCGATACTTCTGCTTTCAAAGGTCGTCATGAAGGTATTAAAAGACTATGAAAATCAACGCAAAGCAGGCGTAAATCCGGAATTTCACCCTGAAAGCCTCGGTATAGAAGGCACAACTTGCTGGAAAGGAAGATAATGATAAGCGGAGAGCTTTTAAATTTAAACACGCACAGAAAGGCTGCTAAAGTCGGCATGAGCGTAACTTTAGCGACAGTTTGCCTTACTTCATTTAACCTAAAAAGCAAAGCCGCTAAAAGACTTCATGTCGCTTCAGGATGGGCTTTTGTAGGCTTTTCTTTATATCATGCGGGGCTTTATGATAATGGAATTTTTAAAAATATGATAATAAATGCCCAAAAGAAGCAAGCCGTAGAGAAAAGACTTGCCAAAAATGCAAAGACGAAAAAGATCAAAGATGCTGATAAACGAAGCTGAAATTTTAGCCTACATCAACGAGGATTTGCCCTACTTTGATCTTACGACAAGTCTTCAGGATATAGACAAAAACGCTGTTTTAGAGATAAAAACAAGAGAAGATATCATCGTAAGTTGCGTTGATATCTCGGCTAAGATCGCAAATTTACTAGGATGTGAGGCTAAAATTTGCGTGCCAAATTCCAAGCAGGCAAGAGAAGGCGAAACGATAATTAAAATTTCAGGAAGCTATAATGACGTGCATAAGGCTTGGAAACTAGCTCAAATTACGCTTGAATACGCTTGCAAAATTTCAACTTATACGAATTTGATGGTTAAAGAAGCAAGAAAAGTAAGCGACAAATGCCAAATTTTAACCACAAGAAAGACATTTCCATTTGCCAAAAAGCTCTGCTTAAAGGCTGTCTTAGAAGGAGGCGGAGGAATTCACAGACTAAATTTAAGCGATAGCGTGCTGTTTTTTGATAATCACATTAAAGCATACGGTAGTTTTGATGATTTTTTAGCCCAAATTCCAAATTTTAAGGCTAGAGCTCCTGAAAAAAAGATCGCCGTAGAGTGTGAAAATCTTGAGAATTTCGCCAAGCTTTTAAAGGCCGGTGCAGACGTGATTCAGTGTGACAAAATGAATATAGATGAGCTTAAAGAGGCTGTAAATTTAAAAAACAGAGCTAACTCAAATGCTATCGTTATAGCAAGCGGCGGCATAAACGCTAAAAACATAGCTCTTTATGCGACTACCGGCATTGATGCGGTTACAACCTCGGCCGTATATACACAAGGGATGGCTGATTTAACGAGTGCATTAAGTCTGATATAATCTATCAACACTATCTTCTACCAACTTTATTCTTATGCCTGTTATCATCTCATCGTTGCAAGATTTAATTCTATCCGAACCGTAAAATAAAATTTCTTTATTTTTAGAAACCTTATAGAGAGATAATAAAAACTCGTCAAAATCCTCTAAATTTTTATACACATGACAACTTATAATTATTTTATTATGATTATAAAAAACGAGTGTAGAAAAACTCCTGTAACTCTCACATAGAAAGCAAATATTATCTAATGGGAATTTTTCGCCTACAAAGGTTATTAAATTTTTATTTGTTACTACAAGTCCTTGCCTGATAAATCCCAATACATCTCTATAAACAAGCACAATAAAGGTTATACCAAGCACTACTGCACCGAATTTATGAAAAATAGAATTTTCTATAAAAATGAAATACGAAGCTACGATAAAGAGAGTACTAAAAATAATTCTAAGAAGGGCTAAAAACCTTATGCAGCAAAGATATTCACATACTATCCCTTCATCACTATCAAGCTTTATGCATTCAGGAGTTTTGATAAAGTATCTCAAATTTAGCCCTCAAAATCAAAACGGCGGCGCGGCCAAACAGCAATACCGCCAAATTTTATCAAAGACTTATCTCTTTTATGTCCGCGATTTTTAAAAATTCCTTGTAAATTTGTCCGATTAGGGCGATACGATTCTTGCGAATTTGCTCATTATCAACGTTTATCATAACCTTATCAAAGAAGCCGTCAATCACGCACTTTAATCCAAACAGACTTTGCAAGCGCTCCTTATAAGGCTCATCTTTGCTTATAGCCTCTTTAAATTTCGCTTGAAGCTCTTTTTCGGCATCGCTTTCAAACAAGGCTTCATTAACCAAGCCTATCTCTTCGTCTTTAATGATATTTGCAAGGCGTTTAAAGGTGCTGAAATTCTCTCTAAAATCACTCGCCGCACTAATTTCACTAAGCGCATTTATGGCTTCACACTGAGCTAATATATCCTTTTTCTCGCTTGCTATACAAGCTTTGATGATGGAAGGATTGACGTCAAAAAATGTATAAAGCCTATCAAATATAAAATTTTCAAGCGTTTTTAGATCAAATTTAGCAT is a window of Campylobacter sp. CCUG 57310 DNA encoding:
- a CDS encoding helicase, which encodes MISGELLNLNTHRKAAKVGMSVTLATVCLTSFNLKSKAAKRLHVASGWAFVGFSLYHAGLYDNGIFKNMIINAQKKQAVEKRLAKNAKTKKIKDADKRS
- the modD gene encoding ModD protein; translation: MQRRKRSKMLINEAEILAYINEDLPYFDLTTSLQDIDKNAVLEIKTREDIIVSCVDISAKIANLLGCEAKICVPNSKQAREGETIIKISGSYNDVHKAWKLAQITLEYACKISTYTNLMVKEARKVSDKCQILTTRKTFPFAKKLCLKAVLEGGGGIHRLNLSDSVLFFDNHIKAYGSFDDFLAQIPNFKARAPEKKIAVECENLENFAKLLKAGADVIQCDKMNIDELKEAVNLKNRANSNAIVIASGGINAKNIALYATTGIDAVTTSAVYTQGMADLTSALSLI
- a CDS encoding sodium:alanine symporter family protein: MDKFLNDINDKLDFLNGFLYSYFLVIVLIFAGIYFSYITRFVQFRMFVEALKVLVEKKDKYNKYQISPFQALMISTASRVGIGNIAGISAAIVAGGPGALFWMFIMAFLGSASAFAESTLAQVYKTKDRLGFKGGPAYYIKNGLGIKWLGSLFAVILIITYAYGFNGLQSYTMTSAFEIYYDQSGSGVSFQDSLLPFAIGIILMAFSFLLFFSKSHVIGKVSSYVVPFMALTYVTLAFIAIIMNLDEIPQVMRLILDSAFDFKAIFGGFAGSVIVIGIKRGLFSNEAGMGSAPNAAAAAHTSHPVKQGLVQALSVFIDMTICIASGLIVLFSKAYLTKQLAANGEPLTALPLIQAAMREYYGDIGLHFTTVAVVLFAITSLIGNFYYAQANMKFLTKDNKPMLLFKATAVIMVFVGSQMNLKIAWNIADVTMAFMATINIIAILLLSKVVMKVLKDYENQRKAGVNPEFHPESLGIEGTTCWKGR